CATGCAGGGTGGACAAAAAAGAATGCCCAAGGTGGTTTGTATGATGTTCCTGTTCAATCTGCTCATGACCAGATACTGAATGTAGACCAGATACTGAATGTAGATCGGAATTATAAGGAGGCTGTAAATACTGAAAGAGGAAAATGCAATACTGCCCTTGCATTATTGGCTTCAGCATATGGAAATTCTTCTGACTCTGAGGAAGATCAGGGTGACCTTGATATTGTAGTTGAAGGTCATGAATCAAATGATATAAACTCATCAGGAAAATTGCCTTCTCATTTTCGGGATTCCCATCCTAGTCTCGTGACTGAACTTGATAGGCAAGATGATATTCCCTCAACGAGTGCCAGTTATGAGGATTATATGCATCATAGATTTGAGAGTGATTTGAGTCATCAGTCTTTTGACCATTCTTTTGAGAACCAGGATTACAAAATCACTTCAGGGGCTGCATTTATAAATACAAGGGCAGTTCCTGATCCCACTTCTAACTGTTCCCAATCTGATGAAGACTCATGTAGAATGCATGTATTCTGTCTAGAGCATGCTGCAGAGGCAGAGAAGCGACTTCGCCCCATAGGAGGAGCCAACATATTGCTACTTTGTCATCCAGGTCTGGGGGTTGATTAATTTGAACCATTATTTTATGCTGTATTGTTTATCTAATACCCAAATTCTTTCAAAAATTTCTACTCAATTACTCATTTTTTACTCTTTATTTTTCTGAGATTGAACACTTAGTAAATGCAGAGTTTAAACTGGTTAAGAAATAAGGGAACCTGTATTTATGAAACATGTGAGTCTTGTCATTGAAGTTATGTCAGATTATAGGAAAGGTCCctgtatttattttaaatgaaaaggTGATCCAACTTTACTATGAGGTTGAATTTTATTCAATGTCAGTGTGAGACTTCTTACATCATCTGGAAATAAGGAGATAGATACCACATCATTGTAGCGGTCAAGATTTTTCACTTCAAGTCAAAGCATTAACTGTTTTTTTAAATCGGTGTTGGTAAATTTTTTACACTATTGGTGAAGTGTTGATCAAAGATAAATCTTGCAGTATTAAAAATCATGGATCCGATTTTTTTGTTGGACTCATAGACGTATACAAAGATTTTGCATAGTAATTATTGATGTGAAGAACGATGCAGTAAACTGGCATTTTACCAATTCCCGTATTTCAGCCTTAGGCAAATTCATTTAGCATATGTCTATGATGAGTTATAAAAGCCAGGATATTTAAAATGATGTTTCTTTCTAATTTGACATATTTTTCATTTAGCTGTCATGGGCTCATGGCCCAATTATAGTTGGTTATGCTCCCTTATTGCTACAGTTTAACTTTATAATCATTTTCTGCATCTCAAAGGATTATGATTATTTGTGTGTATATTGTATAGTTACTGCTACTAGTTTATCTCACAAATCACTCATGGTTTGTTTTACATATTTTTATAGATTATCCCAAGATAGAGGCTGAAGCAAAGTTGGTGGCAGAAGATTTGGCGATTGATTACATGTGGAAGGATATTGCATATAGGCGTGCCACCATAGAGGATGAGGAGAGGATAAAGTCAGCTCTGGATAGTGAAGAAGCTATTCCTGGGAATGTGGACTGGGCTGTAAAGCTAGGAATCAATCTCTTTTATAGTGCAAATCTTAGCCGCTCTCCTCTTTATAGTAAGCAGATGCCTTACAATTCTGTTATATATCATGCATTTGGTCGTAGCTCTCCAGCAAGCTCGCCCACAAAACCAAAAGTCTATCAGAGAAGGGCCAGCAAGCAGAAAAAGGTAGTTGCTGGGAAATGGTGCGGTAAAGTTTGGATGTCCAATCAGGTCCACCCCCTTCTTGTAAAAAGAGATCCTGAAGATGTTGAGGATGAGACAATCTTACATCGGAGGGTATTACCAGATGAGAAAATTGTGAGATCAAAAAATATCCCCAAAAATGAAACTACTGTAAAAAAATATGGCAGGAAAAGGAAAATGACTGTAGAGTGTAGGCGAACTAGGAAAGGAAGTTTTGCTGAGAAAGATGTGGTTTCAGATAATGCCACTGAAGATAAACCCAATCCTAAGCAAAGGAGGATTTTGAGAAGTAAGAAAGCTAGACATGTTGAGAGAGAAGGTGAAGATTTGGAAAGGGATTATTCTTCTCCACATCATAGAAATCACATAAGCAAGCAAACAAGCACTGAATGTGGTGCAGTTTCTGATGATTTGTTTGATGGTAATCATGACGCACGGCATAGGAGTTTTgatgtcaaaaaagaaaaatttattgacAGTGATGTGATTTCAGATGATGCAGTGGAATATGATTCTGATTGGCAGCAGAGGGGAGAGCTTCGAAGCAAGCATGCTGAAGACAGAGAGAGAGACTCAATTTCAGAGGATTCTATGAGTATTGCTTCCCTTCAGCTGCAAAGGAAGACTTCTAAAAGTAAGCATGCCCAATACATTCGTGAAGAAGATGCAATTTCTGATGACCAAATGGAGAATCATTGTCAGAAGCAGCAAAAGAGAATCCCTAAAAGCAGGCAACGCAAATACCTTGCTCAAAAAGATATAATGATTTCTGATGACCAGCTGGAGCTGAACATGCGGAAGCAGTGGCAGGGTAATTCTAAAAGTAGGAAAGCCAAATACCTTGCTGAAGAGGATAGCATATCAGATGACCAACTCGAGGACAATTGTGACAAGTATCAGAGTAGGACTCCTAATGGCAGAGAAGCTGAGTGTGTTGCAGGGGAAGATGTGATGTCTGACGACCAATTGGAGGATGCCTTTCAGAAGCAGCAGAGAAGATTTCCTAGGAGCAGGCAAAGCAAACGCATTGATAAAGAAATTGTGGATGACTCTGCTGAAAATATTTCTCATGTGCTGCATAAAACTCCAAAAAGGAAGCATGCTAAATGCACAGATGATGATGGTATGAATTCAGAtgatgaaatggaagatgattCTCATCAGCAGCAGAAGAGAACTCTTCGAACTAAACAATCTAAACCAAAGACACTTTGGCAGATGAAACAACCTAATTGCCTCCTAGTGAAAAACCAGACATCTCAGCCGGTAAAACGAGGGGTGGCACGGATGCTGGTGAAATCAAAGGCTCCACAGCAAGTAAAACAGTCTTCTCGTTTGCGGATTAAGCAACCTGGTAACTCCAGAGAGTTAAATTTGCAGgtggaagaggaggaagaaggtggaCCTAGCACACGCCTGAGGAAGAGAGCTCCAAAGGCTCAGGAGTCTGAAGGAAAGTTGAAAGTCAAGCAAACCAAAAGGAGAAAGGAGAAGAATGCTACTGCTGCAAAGGTTTCAGCTGGCCGTGCCaaaaggaaaaatgaggaagcaGAATTCCAGTGTGACATTGAGGGGTGCACCATGACTTTTGGGTCAAAACAGGAGCTGACGCATCACAAGAAAAATATCTGTCCTGTGAAAGGTTGTGCGAAGAAGTTTTTCTCACACAAGTATCTGGTGCAGCACCGTCGAGTTCATGAGGATGACCGCCCCTTGAGGTGCCCTTGGAAAGGATGCAAGATGACTTTCAAATGGGCATGGGCTCGTACAGAGCATATTCGAGTACACACTGGTGCACGTCCTTATGCATGTGCTGAGCCAGGTTGTGGGCAAACATTCAGATTTGTGTCTGACTTCAGTCGTCATAAGCGAAAGACTGGTCATTCAGCAAAAAAGAGTAGTCAATAGCGGCATAGATGTAATTGTAACTGTAACATGGTTTCAGAATTTATGAATCCATTGATCAATTGATCCTGCTAGCACTAGGTTTTAGTGACAGTTTAGATGCCCCTGCAATTGCCATTTGTACTAACAAGTAACAACTATTGATTCAGTTTGCTTTGGGTCTTCAACCCATTAGTTCATTGAAATTAAAGCAATTGCTTGGATCTGGAAACATGATTCTCATCCAGTTCACAACACACTGAAATGTTGTTCCaacatttatttatatttcgTGAACCTTGATGATTTTATTGCATTGTACGGAGGTCATACACTAGCAAAAAGACATGCTCCGAGGAGATCGTACCCATGAATGCCATAAAGGTGGTCTCTGCCTTAATGGTTCGTTAAATGAAAGGAAGTACGCTTTGTATCAGATTTGCAATTAATTGATGCCACCCCTTGCATTATGCCACCTCCTCCTTTCTCAAAATGCCCTTGTTGGATTTTTCTTGGGTACATGAAGCAAACAAACCATGCCTCGTTGGATTTAAACTGCAGaatgaatttttcagagttatGTAACACAAATACTTAAATGTAGTTTTTTGTAAATACAGAATTACTTTTTGTAATTAATACCGCATTTTAGTATTTGCGTTACGTAAAATGCACACAACTAATGTGAACCGCAAACTAAAATGTGACaattaaaaatttcatttcACAACTTAATATGTGGTGTGCACAGTATACGAAGAAATTGAATTTCCCTGATATTGCCTATAGGCTATAACCATAGATATATCGAAAAATAAAACCATTGTGACCATCTAAACAGACCGTTATCCATGTTGCAAGATAAAACTAGTATCTGTACAAAACACATAACACATCCTCCCGCACTTGGTGAACTAAGGgaatgaagggatttgcagggtgaagggtcagggttcgaatcctggtgaaagaactaatttactaacaattaacaactaacattggcctatcaaaaaaaaaaaaacataacacaTCCTCCCGCACAAACCCCAAACACATCTCCTCCTCCTCAACCTCATTATGGCCCTATTCCTCATAGTGATTATCATCATTGTCATCATCCTCCAAAGTATCCAACTAAGGCTCCTGATCCTCGTCGTCCTCCTGCTTCGACTTCACCTGGGGTA
This is a stretch of genomic DNA from Lotus japonicus ecotype B-129 chromosome 1, LjGifu_v1.2. It encodes these proteins:
- the LOC130728518 gene encoding lysine-specific demethylase JMJ705-like isoform X2, which codes for MSPEVLVSAGVPCCRLVQNAGEFVVTFPRAYHTGFSHGFNCGEAANIATPEWLRFAKEAAIRRASINYPPMVSHFQLLYDLALALSSRNPGQISAEPRSSRLKDKKKGEGEAVIKELFVQDVLQNNYILHVLGKESPVVLLPRCSVDISVCSKLRVGCQQLKVNPGFSVNVGISEGMNSSKDFVSDGVDRNHGIRQEKSFYFVKDKFTTVCEKSRISSFDSNGNTCTSSSKPLQRESETRQEDGLSDQRLFSCVTCGVLSFSCVAIVQPREPAARYLMSADCSFINDWVVGSGVPSNKFTVANEDANIPEPNMYAGWTKKNAQGGLYDVPVQSAHDQILNVDQILNVDRNYKEAVNTERGKCNTALALLASAYGNSSDSEEDQGDLDIVVEGHESNDINSSGKLPSHFRDSHPSLVTELDRQDDIPSTSASYEDYMHHRFESDLSHQSFDHSFENQDYKITSGAAFINTRAVPDPTSNCSQSDEDSCRMHVFCLEHAAEAEKRLRPIGGANILLLCHPDYPKIEAEAKLVAEDLAIDYMWKDIAYRRATIEDEERIKSALDSEEAIPGNVDWAVKLGINLFYSANLSRSPLYSKQMPYNSVIYHAFGRSSPASSPTKPKVYQRRASKQKKVVAGKWCGKVWMSNQVHPLLVKRDPEDVEDETILHRRVLPDEKIVRSKNIPKNETTVKKYGRKRKMTVECRRTRKGSFAEKDVVSDNATEDKPNPKQRRILRSKKARHVEREGEDLERDYSSPHHRNHISKQTSTECGAVSDDLFDGNHDARHRSFDVKKEKFIDSDVISDDAVEYDSDWQQRGELRSKHAEDRERDSISEDSMSIASLQLQRKTSKSKHAQYIREEDAISDDQMENHCQKQQKRIPKSRQRKYLAQKDIMISDDQLELNMRKQWQGNSKSRKAKYLAEEDSISDDQLEDNCDKYQSRTPNGREAECVAGEDVMSDDQLEDAFQKQQRRFPRSRQSKRIDKEIVDDSAENISHVLHKTPKRKHAKCTDDDGMNSDDEMEDDSHQQQKRTLRTKQSKPKTLWQMKQPNCLLVKNQTSQPVKRGVARMLVKSKAPQQVKQSSRLRIKQPGNSRELNLQVEEEEEGGPSTRLRKRAPKAQESEGKLKVKQTKRRKEKNATAAKVSAGRAKRKNEEAEFQCDIEGCTMTFGSKQELTHHKKNICPVKGCAKKFFSHKYLVQHRRVHEDDRPLRCPWKGCKMTFKWAWARTEHIRVHTGARPYACAEPGCGQTFRFVSDFSRHKRKTGHSAKKSSQ
- the LOC130728518 gene encoding lysine-specific demethylase JMJ705-like isoform X1, with the translated sequence MTVSESNGGGDVFPWLKSMPVAPEYRPTAAEFEDPIAYIFKIEKEASKFGICKIIPPYPAPPRKTAIANLHRSLPGPTFTTRQQQIGFCPRKARPVQRPVWQSGDSYTFQEFELKAKNFEKTHFKRHGKHHGGAAGCKGPLETETLFWKATVDKPFSVEYANDMPGSAFSPKCRRGAGEPASLAHTGWNMREVSRAGGSLLRFMKEEIPGVTSPMVYVAMMFSWFAWHVEDHDLHSLNYLHMGAGKTWYGVPKDAAVAFEEVVRVHGYGGEINPLVTFSILGEKNTVMSPEVLVSAGVPCCRLVQNAGEFVVTFPRAYHTGFSHGFNCGEAANIATPEWLRFAKEAAIRRASINYPPMVSHFQLLYDLALALSSRNPGQISAEPRSSRLKDKKKGEGEAVIKELFVQDVLQNNYILHVLGKESPVVLLPRCSVDISVCSKLRVGCQQLKVNPGFSVNVGISEGMNSSKDFVSDGVDRNHGIRQEKSFYFVKDKFTTVCEKSRISSFDSNGNTCTSSSKPLQRESETRQEDGLSDQRLFSCVTCGVLSFSCVAIVQPREPAARYLMSADCSFINDWVVGSGVPSNKFTVANEDANIPEPNMYAGWTKKNAQGGLYDVPVQSAHDQILNVDQILNVDRNYKEAVNTERGKCNTALALLASAYGNSSDSEEDQGDLDIVVEGHESNDINSSGKLPSHFRDSHPSLVTELDRQDDIPSTSASYEDYMHHRFESDLSHQSFDHSFENQDYKITSGAAFINTRAVPDPTSNCSQSDEDSCRMHVFCLEHAAEAEKRLRPIGGANILLLCHPDYPKIEAEAKLVAEDLAIDYMWKDIAYRRATIEDEERIKSALDSEEAIPGNVDWAVKLGINLFYSANLSRSPLYSKQMPYNSVIYHAFGRSSPASSPTKPKVYQRRASKQKKVVAGKWCGKVWMSNQVHPLLVKRDPEDVEDETILHRRVLPDEKIVRSKNIPKNETTVKKYGRKRKMTVECRRTRKGSFAEKDVVSDNATEDKPNPKQRRILRSKKARHVEREGEDLERDYSSPHHRNHISKQTSTECGAVSDDLFDGNHDARHRSFDVKKEKFIDSDVISDDAVEYDSDWQQRGELRSKHAEDRERDSISEDSMSIASLQLQRKTSKSKHAQYIREEDAISDDQMENHCQKQQKRIPKSRQRKYLAQKDIMISDDQLELNMRKQWQGNSKSRKAKYLAEEDSISDDQLEDNCDKYQSRTPNGREAECVAGEDVMSDDQLEDAFQKQQRRFPRSRQSKRIDKEIVDDSAENISHVLHKTPKRKHAKCTDDDGMNSDDEMEDDSHQQQKRTLRTKQSKPKTLWQMKQPNCLLVKNQTSQPVKRGVARMLVKSKAPQQVKQSSRLRIKQPGNSRELNLQVEEEEEGGPSTRLRKRAPKAQESEGKLKVKQTKRRKEKNATAAKVSAGRAKRKNEEAEFQCDIEGCTMTFGSKQELTHHKKNICPVKGCAKKFFSHKYLVQHRRVHEDDRPLRCPWKGCKMTFKWAWARTEHIRVHTGARPYACAEPGCGQTFRFVSDFSRHKRKTGHSAKKSSQ